A window of Fictibacillus halophilus contains these coding sequences:
- a CDS encoding PRC-barrel domain-containing protein, producing MKLSAEKLMGAKAQNHTISTEETQHKINDILFNMYDHRLCYFTYTVDNGIYQREEIPSDKHMETVVAATSGIGTQHTPFTGSSNLAANQNYTKETFFIPWHQVKEFDEDKLVFSGNELQRDEPKECYSYMGIKDWNVIDQDGEKIGKIKDLIIDTDRQQVIGFSLAEGFWKNLFGHDDKYMPVSGTPNWESREWNIERTPDLLLRDNKDEL from the coding sequence ATGAAATTATCTGCAGAAAAGTTAATGGGTGCTAAAGCTCAAAATCATACGATTTCTACTGAAGAAACACAGCATAAAATTAACGACATTCTATTTAATATGTACGACCATCGCTTATGTTATTTTACGTACACTGTTGACAACGGAATCTATCAGCGTGAAGAGATTCCCTCAGATAAGCATATGGAAACAGTTGTTGCTGCCACGTCAGGTATCGGTACACAACACACTCCGTTTACAGGAAGTTCTAACCTTGCTGCTAATCAGAACTATACGAAAGAAACCTTTTTTATCCCTTGGCATCAAGTGAAAGAATTTGATGAAGACAAACTCGTGTTCTCAGGAAATGAACTTCAAAGAGATGAACCAAAAGAGTGTTATTCTTATATGGGCATAAAAGATTGGAATGTAATAGATCAAGATGGTGAAAAAATTGGAAAGATAAAAGATCTGATCATTGATACAGACCGTCAGCAGGTTATTGGATTTTCTTTAGCGGAAGGTTTTTGGAAAAACTTATTCGGTCATGATGATAAGTATATGCCTGTCTCAGGCACTCCAAATTGGGAAAGCCGTGAATGGAATATTGAAAGAACCCCTGATCTGCTCTTAAGAGATAACAAGGACGAACTTTAA
- the pulA gene encoding type I pullulanase: MKGDHISMSAYIDDFSMITIVVNKPFSIIPSLSLVDEKKVLQPLTIDKQEHYHDQVIYKCRTRMPIDLKNRYWVTFNETRIPLMIGSIVRTEKFDSLYFDDSSLGANYTPESTTFKVWSPVAFAMILKYKPQHSSTFIEQKMSRTERGVWQVTLDGDHHLTEYMFVVNVNHEWIETTDPYSKSVTANGVHSVVIHLPETDPEGWNRSEKKINLRSKTDSFIYEVHVRDLTIHSDSGVLNKGKYLGLTEQGTKTTNGFHTGLEYLKNLGITHVQLLPVADFGSVDETKPDSAYNWGYDPVHFLSPEGSYATNPHDPSCRIKELKTLIYTLQHNGLSVILDVVYNHVYKREESPFEKLVPGYYFRYDDGGNPVNGTGVGNDTASERKMMRKFILDALTYWMSEYKVDGFRFDLMGIHDVETMNQAAEKLKSLNPGVFLLGEGWDLNTNLAPEKKATLSSAKKMPSYSFFNDAFRDNVKGSIFPAGQSGFINGNNDERIKHHMKQVMRGYAGQHDTFIKAEQSINYSECHDNHTLYDLLSIRHAFEDELMRRKRQQLALAFTIFAQGVPFIHAGQECFRTKKGEENSYNLPDTINAFDWNRCESFHKEVDYFKQLIKIRKTQPLFHESSSELMEWMVPDGALGFKLHLPTTDIKDGASYWRKALLLFNQTTKPLDIPLEENSWTIAIEDESFCNRVLKEELYRLEPLSFSLLYSV, from the coding sequence ATGAAAGGTGATCACATTTCAATGTCGGCATATATCGATGATTTTTCTATGATAACCATTGTAGTCAATAAGCCCTTTTCGATCATCCCGTCACTTTCATTGGTAGATGAAAAGAAGGTATTACAGCCATTAACCATCGATAAACAAGAACACTATCATGATCAGGTGATCTACAAATGCAGAACGAGAATGCCGATTGATCTAAAAAATCGATATTGGGTCACATTTAACGAAACAAGAATTCCCTTAATGATCGGTAGCATTGTACGTACGGAAAAGTTTGATAGCCTCTATTTTGATGATAGCAGTCTTGGAGCGAATTACACACCAGAGAGTACGACGTTCAAAGTTTGGTCACCTGTTGCCTTTGCAATGATACTTAAGTATAAACCTCAACATTCGAGTACTTTTATTGAACAAAAAATGTCGCGGACTGAAAGAGGAGTTTGGCAGGTTACGTTAGATGGAGATCATCATCTTACAGAATATATGTTTGTCGTAAACGTAAACCATGAATGGATAGAAACAACAGACCCTTATTCTAAGTCTGTTACCGCAAACGGCGTGCATTCGGTTGTCATCCATCTACCTGAAACAGATCCTGAAGGATGGAATCGATCTGAAAAAAAGATAAACCTTCGTTCAAAAACTGACAGTTTTATCTATGAAGTTCATGTTCGGGATCTAACCATTCATTCTGATAGTGGTGTCTTAAATAAAGGAAAGTATTTAGGATTAACAGAACAGGGGACAAAAACAACCAATGGGTTCCATACGGGATTGGAATACTTGAAGAATCTCGGGATCACTCACGTTCAATTGTTGCCCGTAGCAGACTTTGGAAGTGTTGATGAGACAAAGCCTGATTCAGCGTATAACTGGGGATATGATCCGGTTCATTTCTTATCCCCAGAAGGATCGTATGCAACAAATCCTCATGATCCGAGCTGCAGAATAAAAGAATTAAAAACATTGATATACACTCTTCAACATAATGGGCTTTCTGTTATTTTAGATGTGGTTTACAACCATGTTTATAAAAGAGAAGAATCACCATTCGAAAAGCTCGTTCCTGGCTATTATTTTCGTTATGATGATGGCGGAAACCCGGTTAACGGAACGGGAGTAGGAAATGATACAGCATCTGAAAGGAAAATGATGCGTAAGTTCATTTTAGACGCGCTAACGTATTGGATGAGTGAATATAAAGTAGATGGGTTTCGATTCGATCTGATGGGTATTCATGATGTTGAAACGATGAACCAAGCAGCTGAAAAACTAAAATCTTTGAATCCTGGCGTATTTTTACTTGGAGAAGGCTGGGATTTAAATACGAATTTAGCACCAGAAAAGAAAGCTACTCTATCATCTGCTAAGAAGATGCCTTCCTATTCTTTTTTCAATGATGCGTTTCGGGATAATGTTAAAGGCAGTATTTTTCCTGCGGGTCAGAGCGGGTTTATTAACGGAAATAATGATGAACGAATTAAGCATCATATGAAGCAAGTGATGAGGGGTTATGCAGGTCAGCATGATACGTTTATAAAAGCTGAACAAAGCATAAATTATTCTGAATGCCACGACAATCATACATTGTACGACCTTTTGTCTATTCGACATGCTTTTGAAGATGAACTCATGCGAAGGAAAAGGCAACAGCTTGCCTTAGCGTTTACGATCTTTGCACAAGGGGTTCCTTTTATCCATGCTGGGCAAGAATGTTTTCGAACGAAGAAAGGTGAAGAGAACAGCTATAACCTCCCAGATACCATCAATGCGTTTGACTGGAACCGATGTGAGTCTTTTCATAAAGAAGTTGATTATTTCAAACAGCTGATAAAAATAAGAAAAACACAGCCTCTTTTTCATGAGAGCTCTTCTGAGCTTATGGAATGGATGGTACCAGATGGCGCTCTAGGATTTAAGTTGCACCTTCCCACCACCGATATAAAAGATGGTGCTTCTTATTGGAGGAAAGCCTTATTGCTTTTTAACCAAACGACTAAACC
- a CDS encoding DeoR family transcriptional regulator, which produces MSPSTDRMLNRVKALYLFIRKKGTVTTRELVEEFGTTQRTIQRDLNVLSYNNLVTSPARGMWETTGKKVKVS; this is translated from the coding sequence TTGAGTCCTTCAACTGACAGAATGTTGAATCGTGTGAAAGCCCTGTATTTGTTTATTCGCAAGAAAGGTACTGTAACAACACGAGAACTAGTTGAAGAATTTGGAACTACGCAGCGCACCATTCAGAGAGATCTTAACGTCCTCTCTTATAACAATTTAGTAACAAGTCCTGCCCGCGGTATGTGGGAAACGACAGGCAAAAAAGTTAAAGTATCTTAA
- a CDS encoding MFS transporter: MNKSFDQTSLSLKGFYLLSFFGLGSLFPLLGVYFKDSVGLSGTEIGTLMSISPVVMIFAQPLWGVVTDYSRRPRSVLVLSLLLTAGLGYSIYLFESYLWLIGILIAFSFMQSALVPVSDSILLNYVQKENKQYGNYRLFGAIGFAIAVFIAGRLSDSIGVQVIFYMFTSVLLLCILFVIKMPKDNQSLRTDLRKGIGQLVRMPSYLVFLSATFLVFGPIFANNFYFGFYIQETGGTLAGVGLAFLIAAGSEAPFMKFAGLTIKRWGMMHIMVFAATVSAVRWTFYFFEPSYQIVLMTTVVQGFSVGLFIPAAMEYVRTYTPVEVRATAVSLYTAVGNGLGSWFCTFVGGVIFDKYTIFYTYLFFGALSFLGLFMVLILTKMEVQGRILIQRSL, translated from the coding sequence ATGAATAAATCGTTCGATCAAACCTCTCTCAGTCTAAAAGGCTTTTACCTATTAAGTTTTTTTGGTCTAGGGAGTTTATTTCCGTTATTAGGTGTTTATTTTAAAGATTCAGTAGGTCTCAGTGGGACAGAAATTGGTACATTAATGTCCATCAGTCCAGTCGTAATGATCTTTGCTCAGCCTCTATGGGGTGTAGTTACAGATTATTCAAGGCGTCCAAGGTCCGTTTTAGTTCTTTCTTTGCTTCTAACAGCTGGGCTAGGCTATAGCATTTATCTTTTTGAGTCCTACTTGTGGTTAATCGGTATCCTTATCGCGTTTTCATTTATGCAGAGTGCGTTAGTCCCTGTTTCAGACAGCATTCTTTTAAATTACGTACAAAAAGAGAACAAGCAATACGGAAATTACAGACTTTTCGGGGCAATTGGCTTTGCTATAGCCGTATTTATTGCAGGAAGGCTTTCTGATTCCATAGGGGTTCAAGTAATTTTCTATATGTTTACTTCGGTTCTTCTTCTTTGTATCTTATTTGTAATCAAGATGCCGAAAGATAACCAATCGCTCCGTACAGATCTTAGAAAAGGTATTGGACAACTGGTAAGGATGCCTTCGTATCTAGTCTTTCTTTCTGCTACTTTCTTAGTATTTGGTCCTATTTTTGCTAATAATTTTTACTTTGGGTTTTATATTCAAGAAACAGGAGGAACTTTAGCAGGGGTTGGACTAGCTTTCTTAATCGCAGCAGGAAGTGAAGCGCCATTTATGAAGTTTGCAGGACTCACCATAAAAAGGTGGGGTATGATGCATATTATGGTCTTTGCAGCCACTGTATCTGCTGTTCGTTGGACCTTTTATTTTTTTGAGCCATCCTATCAAATCGTACTAATGACAACTGTCGTACAAGGATTTTCAGTTGGTCTGTTCATCCCAGCTGCTATGGAATATGTGCGAACGTATACACCGGTAGAAGTTCGAGCAACAGCTGTTTCCTTATACACAGCAGTAGGAAATGGTTTAGGCTCTTGGTTTTGTACGTTTGTCGGCGGTGTGATCTTTGATAAATACACTATCTTTTATACGTATTTATTTTTTGGTGCTTTATCATTTTTAGGATTGTTCATGGTCTTAATTCTTACAAAGATGGAAGTGCAAGGTCGAATACTCATTCAAAGATCTCTTTAA
- the pepV gene encoding dipeptidase PepV, whose translation MNHINWKEEVELRKKQLMEDIKGLLRIPSLLDEENAKEGAPFGPEIEKALTYMLDLGKDSGMIVKNVDGYAGHIEIGNGDDIVGVLCHVDVVPPGDGWSLEPFGAEVKDGKIFARGAIDDKGPTMAAFYGMKIIQELKLPLSKKVRMIIGCDEESNWRCVRHYFTKEEMPAIGFAPDADFPIISAEKGIFDVEFRLDNDQKEERNSLQLLSFTSGQRLNMVPDYAEAKIQGSDLEEIQHSFEAYGQKSAIEYQVQMEGDALILKVKGKSAHGSTPDMGTNAGLMLGEFLNTLSFTGTAKSFLHLLDELTGEYTGHKLDIAAEDEASGKLTVNAGILSYDLTEGGKVGLNIRYPVTHDSKKIENTLSTRAKTDDWSMRIIENNPPNYVEENHPLIKTLQKVYEDQTGKKGELMAIGGGTYARSLETGVAFGALFPGREDVAHQKDEHMFVEDLLLASAIYAQAIYELAK comes from the coding sequence ATGAATCACATCAATTGGAAAGAAGAAGTTGAATTGAGAAAGAAACAGCTTATGGAGGATATAAAAGGGCTATTGCGCATTCCTAGTCTGCTCGATGAAGAAAATGCTAAAGAAGGAGCTCCTTTTGGTCCCGAGATAGAAAAAGCTTTAACGTATATGTTAGACCTTGGAAAAGACAGTGGAATGATCGTTAAAAATGTAGACGGATATGCAGGACACATCGAGATTGGAAACGGTGACGACATCGTAGGTGTTCTTTGCCATGTTGATGTCGTACCTCCTGGTGATGGATGGTCTTTAGAGCCTTTTGGAGCAGAAGTTAAGGATGGGAAAATCTTTGCACGAGGGGCGATTGATGATAAAGGACCTACGATGGCAGCCTTTTATGGAATGAAAATTATCCAGGAATTAAAGCTTCCATTATCGAAAAAGGTTCGTATGATCATTGGTTGTGATGAAGAAAGTAACTGGCGATGTGTGAGACATTACTTTACGAAAGAAGAGATGCCAGCGATCGGATTTGCACCTGATGCGGATTTTCCGATCATATCTGCGGAAAAAGGAATCTTTGATGTGGAGTTTCGTCTAGACAACGATCAAAAGGAAGAAAGAAATAGCCTTCAATTACTTTCCTTTACATCGGGCCAACGTTTAAATATGGTTCCAGATTACGCAGAAGCTAAAATTCAAGGAAGCGATCTAGAGGAAATTCAACATTCATTTGAAGCATATGGTCAAAAATCTGCAATAGAGTACCAAGTTCAAATGGAAGGGGATGCTTTAATTCTAAAAGTTAAAGGCAAATCGGCCCATGGAAGTACACCAGACATGGGGACGAACGCTGGACTTATGCTTGGTGAATTTTTGAACACTCTTTCTTTCACTGGAACAGCCAAGTCGTTTCTCCACTTGTTGGACGAGCTAACGGGCGAATATACAGGACATAAGCTAGATATTGCTGCAGAAGATGAAGCAAGCGGTAAACTAACGGTCAATGCTGGAATTCTGTCGTATGACCTTACAGAAGGAGGGAAAGTAGGGTTAAACATACGCTATCCGGTTACACACGATAGTAAGAAAATCGAAAATACATTATCAACAAGAGCGAAAACCGATGATTGGTCGATGAGAATCATTGAAAACAACCCACCTAACTATGTAGAAGAAAATCATCCATTGATTAAGACACTTCAAAAGGTTTACGAAGATCAAACGGGGAAAAAAGGTGAATTGATGGCTATTGGCGGTGGTACTTATGCACGATCGTTGGAAACAGGAGTTGCTTTTGGTGCACTGTTCCCAGGAAGAGAAGATGTGGCTCACCAAAAGGATGAACACATGTTTGTAGAAGACTTACTTCTAGCTTCTGCCATATATGCACAAGCCATTTACGAACTAGCTAAATAG
- a CDS encoding ion channel gives MYILQKLMNRLIVLNKFGIFSFAFFIVIFSSVVMHLLEPKTFPNWFDALWYVMTTVTTVGYGDYYPVSTAGRIYAIFIFLIGIGIAGLAIGKLVEALGAHRKRKEEGRLTFKGKNHFVIIGWSEKAKYAVSEIIETHPYLEVVLIDNLPVTPITHQNVHYVQGDPSIEGTLVQANLKEAKSVLVFSDDSIHDSALADGKTLLIVTSVERLTPHIHSTVEIKKEEHIKNFRHAKVDEFVLSHETVSRMAVRSAFSKGITEIYTQLLSHKEGENLFEVRKRAEWVTYKDAFDSLLKQGATLIADGNDLSINKKLDQTIRDDARLYIICSKDVYESII, from the coding sequence GTGTATATATTACAAAAACTGATGAATAGACTTATCGTCTTAAATAAGTTTGGGATTTTTTCTTTCGCCTTTTTTATTGTCATTTTTTCGTCAGTCGTTATGCATCTGTTAGAGCCAAAAACATTCCCTAACTGGTTTGATGCCTTATGGTATGTTATGACCACTGTTACAACGGTAGGTTATGGCGATTACTATCCAGTGTCTACAGCAGGAAGAATCTATGCGATCTTCATCTTTTTGATCGGTATTGGTATTGCTGGTCTGGCTATTGGGAAACTGGTAGAAGCATTAGGAGCTCATCGTAAACGAAAGGAGGAAGGAAGGTTGACTTTTAAAGGTAAAAATCATTTCGTTATTATAGGGTGGTCTGAAAAAGCAAAATATGCTGTTAGTGAGATTATAGAAACTCATCCCTACCTAGAAGTAGTTCTTATTGATAACCTGCCTGTTACACCCATTACACACCAAAATGTTCATTACGTTCAAGGTGATCCATCAATAGAAGGGACTCTCGTACAAGCAAATTTAAAAGAAGCCAAATCAGTACTTGTATTCTCAGATGATTCCATTCATGATTCAGCACTTGCTGATGGGAAAACACTGTTGATCGTAACATCCGTAGAACGTTTAACTCCTCACATACATAGTACGGTTGAGATCAAAAAAGAGGAACATATTAAAAACTTTAGGCATGCTAAAGTAGATGAGTTTGTCTTAAGTCACGAAACGGTTTCACGTATGGCTGTGCGATCCGCTTTTTCTAAGGGGATTACAGAGATCTACACACAGCTTCTTTCACATAAAGAAGGAGAAAATCTATTTGAAGTACGCAAACGAGCGGAATGGGTAACATACAAAGATGCTTTTGACAGTTTGTTGAAGCAAGGTGCTACACTAATTGCGGACGGCAACGATCTATCGATAAATAAGAAGTTAGATCAAACAATTCGTGATGATGCACGCCTCTATATCATATGCAGCAAAGATGTATACGAATCGATTATCTGA
- the thpR gene encoding RNA 2',3'-cyclic phosphodiesterase, giving the protein MQRHYFLAVKLPDETKTKLERICSHIRNEHHFKTWVHPDDFHITLAFLGAASSEKIQVLHELLNEKISVRENDFSLEINQFGFFGNEQHPRIFWAGVEDEHCLYTLQKQVAYVCEKVGFQLDKRPYAPHITLARKHIESDHNLVDSQQWWRRYGENIQFTADEVVLYETHVEKQPKYHVIHSYSL; this is encoded by the coding sequence ATGCAAAGGCATTATTTTTTAGCAGTCAAGCTTCCTGATGAGACCAAAACGAAGCTAGAGAGAATCTGTAGCCACATAAGAAATGAACATCATTTTAAAACTTGGGTACATCCTGATGACTTTCATATCACTTTAGCTTTTCTAGGTGCTGCTTCATCAGAGAAGATTCAAGTTCTTCATGAATTACTTAACGAAAAAATAAGTGTAAGAGAGAATGATTTTTCTCTTGAAATAAACCAATTTGGTTTCTTTGGAAACGAACAACACCCTAGGATCTTTTGGGCAGGTGTTGAAGATGAACATTGTTTATATACTCTGCAAAAACAAGTGGCTTATGTATGTGAGAAGGTAGGTTTTCAACTTGATAAAAGACCTTATGCGCCACATATTACGCTTGCACGTAAACATATAGAATCGGACCATAATTTAGTGGATTCACAACAATGGTGGAGACGATATGGCGAAAACATTCAATTCACTGCAGATGAAGTTGTTCTCTATGAAACACATGTAGAGAAACAGCCTAAATACCACGTTATACACTCTTATTCCTTATAG
- a CDS encoding pseudouridine synthase translates to MRIDKWLSNTGFGSRKEVKQLLKSGAVTLNGEVVKDAKTQANPDIDNVLVHGEEAVYKEFIYLMMNKPQGVISATEDSRHETVIDLLYMEDQNFEPFPVGRLDIDTEGLLILTNDGQLSHSLLSPKKHVPKTYYAKINGSIPDDALENFKEGVILDDGYKTKPAFLKILTNDNDESEIELTITEGKFHQVKRMFEAIGRKVIFLKRIQMGQLKLDETLELGMYRELREEELSLLSLKEDVFE, encoded by the coding sequence ATGAGAATTGATAAATGGTTATCAAACACAGGCTTTGGAAGTAGAAAAGAAGTAAAGCAATTACTAAAATCAGGTGCAGTTACGTTGAACGGTGAGGTTGTAAAGGATGCAAAAACTCAAGCAAACCCGGATATTGATAACGTTTTGGTTCATGGTGAAGAAGCTGTTTATAAGGAGTTCATCTATTTAATGATGAACAAGCCTCAAGGGGTCATCTCGGCGACTGAAGACTCTAGGCATGAAACGGTAATAGATCTTCTTTATATGGAAGATCAGAATTTTGAACCATTTCCTGTTGGGAGATTAGATATTGATACTGAGGGATTATTGATATTAACGAATGATGGTCAGTTATCACACTCTTTGTTATCACCTAAAAAACATGTTCCTAAGACCTATTACGCAAAAATAAATGGATCAATCCCAGACGATGCTCTTGAAAACTTTAAAGAGGGTGTCATCTTAGATGATGGGTATAAGACAAAGCCTGCTTTTTTAAAAATATTGACCAATGATAACGATGAATCAGAAATTGAACTAACCATAACTGAAGGAAAGTTTCATCAAGTGAAAAGAATGTTCGAGGCAATCGGCAGAAAGGTCATTTTCTTGAAAAGAATTCAGATGGGACAACTAAAGCTTGATGAAACCCTTGAGTTAGGAATGTATCGAGAGCTTAGAGAAGAAGAACTATCCTTACTTTCTTTAAAAGAGGATGTTTTTGAATAA
- a CDS encoding diacylglycerol/lipid kinase family protein, with product MKKYFFIINTNNAKAIHTFDQLKKAMDEEEISYRTFYTEYSGHATDIAKKITYINKDDIKAVIAVGGDGTIHEVVNGMKENLSIPLGFISGGSGNDIVRVLTKDVKGLKKQLLYLKRNRMMKIDSGNIQLLGRSNKVQSFISAVGIGLDGEVAKFTNEATYKKYLHKLKLGSLAYVFTLFKVLKFYVPDSMEVRIDGQEHLFNKVWLVAVGNMPYYGGGMKICPSAKSNDGILEVCVVHDLSLFKLLLLFISVFWGGHVNVQGVSQFKGKEIEVITRRSVAIHADGEYKGTTPVRIDVQPGSVSVKL from the coding sequence ATGAAAAAATATTTCTTTATAATTAATACAAATAACGCAAAAGCGATTCATACATTCGATCAATTAAAAAAGGCAATGGACGAGGAAGAGATAAGCTATAGAACGTTTTATACGGAGTATAGCGGTCATGCTACAGATATTGCTAAAAAGATCACATACATAAACAAAGATGATATTAAAGCTGTTATTGCTGTAGGTGGAGACGGTACGATTCACGAGGTTGTAAACGGTATGAAAGAAAATCTTAGCATTCCTTTAGGGTTTATATCTGGAGGATCTGGCAATGATATCGTTCGAGTTCTAACGAAAGATGTTAAAGGGTTAAAAAAACAACTTCTATATCTGAAACGCAATCGAATGATGAAGATTGATTCCGGAAACATTCAACTGTTAGGGAGGAGCAATAAAGTCCAGTCTTTTATCAGTGCTGTTGGGATTGGTTTAGATGGAGAAGTAGCAAAGTTTACAAATGAAGCGACATACAAAAAGTATTTACATAAACTAAAATTAGGTTCACTTGCGTATGTTTTCACGTTGTTTAAAGTTCTAAAGTTCTATGTGCCTGATTCTATGGAAGTTAGAATCGATGGACAAGAACATCTGTTTAACAAGGTATGGCTTGTAGCTGTTGGTAACATGCCCTATTATGGAGGGGGTATGAAAATTTGTCCATCAGCCAAGTCTAATGATGGAATTTTAGAAGTTTGTGTTGTACATGATCTATCTCTCTTCAAACTTTTATTGCTTTTTATTTCAGTATTTTGGGGTGGTCATGTTAACGTTCAAGGAGTTTCCCAGTTTAAAGGAAAAGAGATTGAAGTTATAACGCGTAGATCAGTAGCGATTCATGCCGATGGGGAGTATAAAGGGACCACTCCGGTTCGTATTGACGTTCAACCGGGTTCGGTTTCAGTAAAATTATAA
- a CDS encoding DUF6884 domain-containing protein, producing MKRKIGLLATARKKASTPSAAIDLYISPLFVKSVQYAQNHYDDFYFFSAKEGLVTKDQYIEPYNVSIKNFSTSEKREWAHQVIQDLEQNIKPSQCKIYIHGGWVYREFLQPALERAGFQFEVPLEGYSIGNQLKWYDEQNQSKK from the coding sequence ATGAAAAGGAAAATAGGTCTTCTAGCAACTGCACGAAAAAAAGCTTCTACCCCTTCTGCAGCTATAGATTTATACATAAGTCCCTTATTCGTTAAGTCTGTTCAATACGCACAAAACCATTATGATGATTTTTACTTTTTTAGTGCAAAAGAAGGACTCGTAACGAAAGACCAATACATTGAACCGTATAATGTTTCTATCAAAAATTTTTCGACATCTGAAAAACGGGAATGGGCTCATCAAGTGATACAAGACCTAGAACAAAACATCAAGCCTTCTCAATGTAAGATTTATATTCATGGCGGTTGGGTATACCGTGAATTCTTACAGCCCGCCCTTGAAAGAGCAGGATTTCAATTTGAAGTTCCGCTCGAAGGATACAGCATCGGTAATCAACTTAAATGGTACGATGAACAGAATCAATCCAAAAAATGA
- the cysK gene encoding cysteine synthase A, with the protein MRVVTNIADLIGDTPIVKLNRLPHQEGADVYVKLEYYNPSRSLKDRAAYNMIIDAEQKGLLKEGSTIIEPTSGNTGIGLAMNAAARGYSSIIVMPDTMTEERINLLKAYGAKVVLTPGDEKMPGAIKKARELAEEIPNSYMPMQFENPSNPDAHRGSTAIEIKEAIEELNKPFTAFIAPAGTGGTITGTGEQLKTFFPDLTVHVVEPKGSPVLSGGKPGKHKLVGTSPGFIPPILNQKVYDEIVQVNDEDAYTITRRLASEEGILVGPSSGAAVYAALKIAEKRKKGEVVICMTCDSGERYLSSDLFQFE; encoded by the coding sequence ATGAGAGTTGTTACAAATATCGCGGATTTAATCGGTGATACACCTATCGTAAAGTTAAACCGTCTTCCTCATCAAGAGGGAGCCGATGTATATGTGAAACTAGAGTATTACAACCCTAGTCGAAGCCTAAAAGACCGCGCTGCTTATAATATGATTATTGATGCAGAACAGAAAGGTCTATTGAAAGAAGGCTCTACTATAATTGAACCTACTTCTGGAAATACAGGGATTGGACTCGCTATGAATGCGGCCGCTAGAGGTTATTCTTCCATTATTGTGATGCCTGATACGATGACTGAAGAAAGAATTAATCTTTTAAAAGCATATGGAGCAAAAGTGGTACTAACTCCTGGAGATGAAAAGATGCCTGGAGCGATTAAAAAGGCAAGAGAGCTTGCAGAGGAAATTCCAAACAGTTATATGCCCATGCAATTTGAGAACCCTTCAAATCCTGATGCGCACAGAGGAAGTACAGCGATTGAGATTAAAGAAGCCATTGAAGAATTAAACAAACCCTTTACTGCCTTTATCGCACCTGCTGGTACAGGAGGAACTATTACTGGAACGGGTGAACAGCTTAAAACGTTTTTTCCGGATTTAACGGTTCATGTCGTAGAACCTAAAGGGTCCCCTGTTCTTTCGGGAGGAAAGCCTGGGAAACATAAGCTTGTAGGTACAAGTCCTGGTTTCATCCCACCGATCTTAAATCAAAAAGTCTATGATGAGATTGTTCAAGTTAACGATGAGGACGCGTATACGATCACGAGACGTCTAGCATCAGAAGAAGGCATTCTGGTAGGTCCATCATCAGGAGCAGCTGTTTATGCCGCTTTAAAAATAGCGGAGAAACGCAAAAAAGGTGAAGTCGTAATCTGTATGACGTGTGACTCCGGAGAACGTTATTTATCGAGTGATCTGTTTCAATTTGAATAA